In uncultured Desulfovibrio sp., the genomic stretch CGTCTATACGGCCTCTGGACGTCCTTTGCTGCCCTTTGCCGATCTGGACAACGCTGAAAATGCATTTCTGGCGGAGAGCATTGCAAGCATGGCACCAGATGCGGCGGCCTTGCACACCCAGCCCCTGCGGGCCGATGGGGCTCGAGCCATGCTTACCTTGCAGCAGGCGGCCGCGCCCTTTCTGGAGGGCGGCCCCCTGGTGGTGGGAACAATCATCAGCGGCGAAAACAGCTATGCCCACTGGCGTAGCGACCTGCTCGTTCAAGTGCTGATATGGCTAACTGCGGCTGTGCTCTCAACTTCACTCCTGGTGATAGAAGCGCGCAGACGCCGCCGTTCTGAACTTTCCACAGAAAAACTGCAAAGCGCCATGCGCTCGCGCGACAAGTTCATCAGTATCCTGATGGACCACGCGCCCATCATGGTCTCCTACTGGGACGCGGAGCGGCGGTGCCATTACGCCAACAGAATGTACAGGGCATGGTTTGGCAAAGGTGAGGAGGAGATCATCGGCATTGATTTGCACTCCTTGCTTGGCGGGGAGCTGCTTGCCAAATGCGCCCCCCTCGTTGATGCGACCCTGCGCGGCGAACCACAGGATTTTGAGCAGGAAAGGGCCAGGGCCGACGGCTCAACAGGCTATGTGCTGTCCCGCTACATACCGGATATGGATGGACGGGAGGTGCGGGGTTTTTTTGTTATTGCCTCTGACATTACAGAACTCAAGCAAACACAGCAGAGCCTGGAAAAACGTATTGAAGACCTGTACTCGCTGGCCACCATAGACGCGCTTACGGGCTTGAACAACCGCAGAAATTTGCTGGAAAAAATTCAGTTCGAGATTGAAAGGGCCAAGCGCTATGGTCTGAACATGGTCTTCTTTATGCTTGATATCGACCATTTCAAAAAGATCAACGACACGTACGGGCATGATGCGGGTGATGCCGTGCTGAAGGGGCTTGGCGCGCTGCTGCATGGCACCATGCGTACCTCTGACCATGTGGGGCGGCTTGGCGGCGAAGAATTTGGCATTCTGCTGGCCAGCGTTGTGCCCCAGCAGGCAGAGGCCATTGCAGAGCGCTTGCGCAGGCGCGTGGAAGAAATGGTCGTGTGGCACAACGAAAAGAACATTCGTTTTACAGTCAGCATTGGTCTGGCGGATTTACAGACAGATGTGAAAAACCCCCTGGAAGACATGGTGAAGAGGGCAGACCTTGCCCTCTACCGGGCCAAGAACAGTGGCCGTAATCGCGTATGCCTTGCGGACAATTTGTTGCCGCCCGCTGTGGAGAATTCGGCGGGTCAGGGTTTTGGCGCATAAAAAGAACGCCCTTGCGCGGCAGGTCTGTATCTGCGGCACAAGGGCGTTCTCCAAGTATTCAGGCTGATTGCGCCTTAACGCACCTTCAGCTTGAGAAAGCGCTTTTTGCCGAGCTTGACCACGTATTCACCGGCTGCAAGCGGGGTGACGGCGTCTTCGCAGCGTTCCCCGTCAATGGAGAGCGCGCCTTCTTTCATCAGGCGTTTTGCTTCGCCCCGGCTTTTAACAAGGCCTGCGGCCTCAAGAAACACCGGGGGGGTGCTGTCTTCGCCGCAGGCGCACTGGTGCTCGGGCATATCGTCCGGCACGCCGCCGCCAGCAAAAACGGCATTAAAGCCCTGCTTTGCTTCATCGGCATCTTTTTCACTGTGGTAGCGGGCCACCATCTCGTGGGCAAGATTTTCCTTGGCGGCCTTGGGGTGCAGCTCGCCGTTGGCCACGGAAGCCTTGAGGGCTGCA encodes the following:
- a CDS encoding GGDEF domain-containing protein, whose protein sequence is MSITAFFRTLSSRSHWAIHSVWLVVLAGLLCANVMDGYFQLQENELRLLLSESSIAVNIVKMEVGGITHLLDTVESAAISSLDGDQLADRMQDMVRDNPFVAAIAVELNGAPWASTGEISSASTAVFSRSTAKDGLPSVSVSITLKPEFWGYKLAYAFSRADAKVAVYTASGRPLLPFADLDNAENAFLAESIASMAPDAAALHTQPLRADGARAMLTLQQAAAPFLEGGPLVVGTIISGENSYAHWRSDLLVQVLIWLTAAVLSTSLLVIEARRRRRSELSTEKLQSAMRSRDKFISILMDHAPIMVSYWDAERRCHYANRMYRAWFGKGEEEIIGIDLHSLLGGELLAKCAPLVDATLRGEPQDFEQERARADGSTGYVLSRYIPDMDGREVRGFFVIASDITELKQTQQSLEKRIEDLYSLATIDALTGLNNRRNLLEKIQFEIERAKRYGLNMVFFMLDIDHFKKINDTYGHDAGDAVLKGLGALLHGTMRTSDHVGRLGGEEFGILLASVVPQQAEAIAERLRRRVEEMVVWHNEKNIRFTVSIGLADLQTDVKNPLEDMVKRADLALYRAKNSGRNRVCLADNLLPPAVENSAGQGFGA